The Oryza sativa Japonica Group chromosome 11, ASM3414082v1 DNA window CCTCTCCATGAAGTTGTTGATACCGTTGTTTAAGTAAAGATAACCAAAGGGGAAATTCCATCTGCAAATCCTTTGATAACCACAATTGTTGAACACAATCCAGCTTCTGGGCCCACCGTAAAGCAGGACATTCAGATACATACAAAGTTCTAACTTGAGGAAGATTTGACAATCTCTCCAAACCTTCACACTTGCTGAGTAAAAGGGAGTCAGAAAGGAAAGTAAGGTCTTCCACCACCTTCAAAGCTTGAGCCCTCTCTATGTGGAGCCATTTCAAACTGGTCGCCTGCGCTAGCTGCTGAGGAAGAGCTCTAAGCTTTGGACAGTCTCCAAGTTCCAATTTCTGCAAAAGAGGCATCACTTGCAAAACCATTTTGTTGTTTTCAGTACAACTCTTTCCATCTGAAGCTCCTACTACTTCTTCAGTGAATGACCACTCCTCCCAATTGGGCATATCTGATATGACTAACCATTCAAGCTTGGGAAAGGCTATTGTCCCCAAGAACCTGGGAGTAGCTGTCTTGTCACAAAGAAATTCAGGTCCAATCTTGGTTACAGCAGATGCTCCCATGATCTTCAGACACTTCAAGTTAGGCAGCTGACCAACCGCCGGAAGATGTGCCCAAGATGCGCAATCTATGAGTCGCAAGATTTTCAGCGAAGATAAATCGGCGCCGAGCCAGGTAGGATACCTTTGACCAAAGGATCCAGCAATACTAAGATCTTCCAGGTTGCATGGAGGTTTTAGTTCGTCAAAAACATTCTCAATATTGGTAATATCTTCCATGGTATATGACTCCTTTGTGTGTGTAGTGCAGCGTAGATTTAAGAATTTGAGGTGTTTCTTGTCTAGTAGTGATGAAGTACCACAAGGCATGGCATTTTCCAATCTTATCATGCCAAGTCTCTTCATTTCCGAAAGATGACCCAGCTCTTCCAAGTTCCATCCATCTTGCTTTCTGGTGTTAACATAGCTATGACCAACAGGGAACCCTTGTAGATCATTAAGTAATGACAACTTATTTATTCCTCTTGGCACCTGGTTTATTGGTGTATCGTCAAGACCAAGGCACCTTAAACTGCACAGCTTGGTGATTGCCATTGGAAGATCATGCAATGCATAGCACCTCTGCAAGTTCAATATTTGCAGGTTTGTGAGAGAACCGATGGAGTCTGGAAGACAAGATATATCGGTAGCATCAAGATCAAGCAAACGTAGATGGATCAAGCTGTTGATGCTATCTGGAATTCTTTGTACAATTGAGCCAGTCAAGTCCAAAACTCGAAGATGTGGAAACCTCATGAAGACATCACTATCTATGTTTGGTGACATGCAAAACATCAAAGTCCTTACTCTGCAGTGACCTTTTTCAACCACACTTGATAACATATCTGTTTTGTTGACAATCGAAATACGTCTCAGTTTAGACCAAGTAGTAGGCTCTAAAGGTAGTTGATCAAAATAGCACTCTTCTCTTGATAAATGTTGAGCAAGATACCTCAAGAGATCATGCATTTTGCACCTGTAGTGATCGAAATAAAAAGGATCTGGTTCAAGAAGGTGCCTACAAATTAACTCATGGTAATATTCTTCTGCTGTATCTTCTAGTAACTGGCCTTCTTGCTCTTCGACAAAGCCTTCTGCAACCCAAAACCGCACAAGATCAGCATGATGCATCATCTGACCTTCGACATAGAGAGCACAATAAAGGAAGCACTGCTTTAGATTGTGTGGTAGATCATCATAACTTAGGTACAAAGCACCTCTAAGTTCAGCTGGAAGCTTGCTCATAGACCATGCACTGCTTTCTATAACTTTTTCCCATGTGTTCTTGGTCTTCTCCTTGGTTGCTAGAACACTAGCAATAACCTTGATTGCAAGAGGAAGACCACCACATTTGCTGACAATCTTGGTCCCTATGTGTTGCAAGGTTTCcacttctttctcttctttgaTATTCATACTCTTCCAAAGTAGCTCCCACCCAACATCTGTCGACATCATCTCAACTCGATGGAGATGCTCTGCTCCGACTCTTCGCACAACCAACTCATCTCGAGCTGTTACTAAAATTGTTGCTTTAGCAGCATCATGAAATGGAGTTCGTACCACATTTGTCCATACCTCGGACTGCCATACATCATCCAATACAACAAATAAGCTTTCATCTTTAATGGTAGAAGCAAGCTTGCTTTGGAGCTCTCCAACAGTTTCACCTTGCCTTTCATGTACTCCCATATTCCGAAGTAATTCTTTCAAAAGGTTAACTTCAGAATATTCTTGAGAAACACATATCCAGGCATGTTTGCTAAAATTACCTTTCACTCTTTGATCATTGTATATGTTTTGAGCTAGTGTTGTCTTTCCAACTCCACCCGTTCCAACAATTGCAACCTTGAATGCCTTCTCTTCCCTGTGAGTAAGTATCATTTCCACCAATCTTGAAGTAGCATATTTAATCTCCTTCCCCACAAGGTTGGGTTCCACAAGATGGGATGTATGTCTCTTACTTGGTGCAAGTACTCTGTAAGTAGCCTTCACATTCTCTAGTGCTAAAAATGTCTTGTCAATTGATATCCTCTGAAGATTATAGTTGACCCTTCTAATCTGGAGCGCAATCTTGCGATGAGTCCAAACATTGCGAACGCAAGACGTAACAGAGAGGTTACAAcatgaaatatattttatcGGCAATGGAGAGAGTGAAGAGTGATTTGCTAGAAGCTTACTGCCCTCAAATTTGGCCATGTCAATAATATCATCTGCATCATAGATAGCGTTCTTCAGCTCACCAAGCCAATTGTTAACAGCCTCTTCTTCTATCCTCCTCTGCTCTGCATCATGGAGAAAACACTGTATTTGTTTCATCCTCCTCTGCAGTTCTTTGAGCTCTTCATCCACACCTAGTATCAATATTGCCTCTTCCATGACAATGCCTTGTACCTTTTTTATACATAATCCAACAAAAGAATCTAGTATGGTTGCCATCAAGCAAACTTCTCAACAAGTAAATTCCTGTATGTTGCCAATCGATTTACAGTGCTTATCAATGGGTATCTTGAAAGCTATTTCCAGATTCAGCAACTGAGTTGTACCCAGTAAAATCTGGCAGAAGAAATTACAGCTCTGaaacattcaaaatttcaaagaCAAGCTTAGTGAAATAGTTGAAGCATGCCACTCTATCCACAAAGAAATCAACTTTATTTACCATACTTGCATTCATTTATCATTTTGAGGGGAAAAGTATGAACAGCATAACACAGATAGTATCCTTTGTTTAATTCCACCAGCCCATCCCAACATGATATAAACTAAATTTTCACTAATGTTATTATTGGCTTTCCCTAATTAACATTTTTTCTTTTACCTGATGAAGACATCAAGTTTAGCGCCTTAGCCCAGCACCATGCATTGAAAACTCTCTTTTGTCTTCAGAAGCTGATGAATTAATCCGGAAAGCTTCTATATAGATCTGAAAAGATCCCTTTGTTGCTCACTTGAATGACACCTGCACTCCAAATTCGAGCAAGTTTCAAGagtcaaaaatgaaaaaaagcatCCAAATAGAAGGATATCTTTGAACTGAATCAAACCTAAACATCCAGTTATAGCAGTCAAGGGTTCTTGATAAATTCAGGGAAATTATTCACAAGGAAGTAGCCGAAGAAGAAAGAAGCGGGATCTGACCTTTGAAATCTTTGAATGCGAGGAGAAATATGCAATCTCCAGTTCCCCTGTCGCAGCTCGCAGTAGGCAAGAAAGCCTAAGGCATGGACATTGCACTACCTGCCTACTTACTACTGCAAACTCTCTACTTTTCTTATCAAGATTCTAAGTAATCTCCAAGTTGCAGTAATGTTTGACTTTGGACCATTTGTTTGAAGCAAGTAGTAGTACTGAAGTCTGAAGATGCTTGACTTCTATCAGGCTCcgtttagtaaaaaaaaaagggtaccacaaatataaatataacaaGATTTCATATTTATGTACCCGATTGCTCCTGACTTCGCCACTTATGTGAAACATGCAAAACTTTTATTAAATATGCATGCCTGCTACTATTGTGGCAGGAGTGTGTGATCTTAAGATTCTTAACCCCATGGTTATGAACAGGAACAAAACATTTTTCCCCTTTACTGAAAATACACCTGTAATTTTCGGTTGCCCAAATTACCAGTGAAAAAAGAAGTACTAGTAGCTGGTATGTTTGGCCGTTTGGAATGTGAAGCAttcttcaggaaaaaaaaaaagaagatatgtGATGTTAACAAAGCACAACATCTTTGATCGATTTGGGGCAGCATCTTTGATCGATTTAGGGACGAGAATTAGAAACTGAGTGCAAACATTCCAATTAAATTACATGCATAAACATTATTACATCATAGCTAGTCAAAATTCAATGGAAATACTATTAGTTCTCAAACGCAGTAAGTAAACCCATCCATCATAGCAAGATGGTCAATGCCTGAAGATTACTTACATCGAATTTATCAAATGACTCAACGAATCGATTAAGGCCGGAGCGCGGCGACACAGATCGAGCCCTcaagatgatgatgaggatgcgGATCGATGAACGGGATGACGCCCAAGGCGCAGAGGATCGAGGTCGTGGGAAACGCTGGCGATGCAGATTGGGGACACGGACGCCGACGACCCCGCCGCAGGAGCTCCGGGAGCCGGCCGCAGGAGGGAGGGAAGCTGCCGTTACCGCCGGTGTACGGGGTATCGtactcatcgccgccgccgccgccatcgaagCCGTACAACTAGCAAGTAGTAGCTCTCAGAGCGGAGCGtggagggagaagccgaggaggaggatggcgatttgtgtaaaaaaaaaagcgtcAATTTCATGAAATGAAATATACTAattcctccgttccaaaataagtacagctaTGGTTTCGCGCCCaactttgaccgttcgtcttatttgaaaacttttagaaaaaaataaaaacataagtcacgagtaaagtactattcatattttatcatctcataataacaaaaatgctaatcataaaaaaatttcaaataagacggacaatcaaagttGGATGCGGAAACTCATgattgtacttattttgggacggaggtagtactaggtCCAAGTCACAAAATCATTCAAATTTTGTCACATCATATATAAGCTTGAGTAATGACTTTTAAAGTATGATTAAATCATGCGGTTAACCATTTTAACATATAtcaaaaattattaaaaaaaatgtaacatttatatgaatcaGAGTCTTGAGTGTATCAAGTAGTAGAGCTTATCATTGCTGATGATGAATTACATAATCTACTAGTACTAACCACTTATCTTTTATCAAGGTTACATCTACCTCCTTACAATTTACACGCACAACCATCTAGTGCATCACAAATTCCTACATACATAAATGGAGTTGATTTTCTAAGCAAATCACTGGCTAATTACACCAACTATTCTAAATAATCTGGCATGCCCAaatgaactatcaataagcaaAATTATGCCACTAACACAAACATCCACGCTCTCTCCATTTTTACCTTCGATGAACAAATTtagttaataaaaaataaaccaataGCACCACAAATAGAGATAATGAAGAAAATATCTACATCTCTTTGCTCTCTCCTCTTTCTATTTTCCTCTCCAACTAAATATCTCAACATTAAGGAGAGGGGGATGATCTCTATACACCCTCACATATGTCACATTTTTAGTAGTGGTTATTTTATTATACGcaaaaagataataaaaaaaacatgcaacCTACGAAAATCATTTTGCTAGTAGTTAatagtatataatataaaaaagaCAGTATTATATCATATGCCAACATTAATACACATGTGTTAAGCTAGACAATATAGAAACCCAAATTATATATCGCAGCATACACAATTTAGCCTCTCAATCTATTGGCCACACAAGGGCACATAAGCTCTCAGACCACGGCTCTACACATAGGGCAGGTAGCATGGTGAGCCCTAACCCACTGCGACACACTGGTAGTGAAAAACATGGCCGCAGGACAACATTCTCACCTCCTGAGCCTCGTAATCCAGGCGAAAAGAAAATTATTgaatgtcacatcggacgtttgactggatgtcggaagaggttttcggatacaaataaaaaaactaatttcataactcgcttggaaactacgagacgaatcttttgagcataattaatccgtcattagcacatgtaggttactgtagcacttatagctaatcatggactaactaggctcaaaagattcgt harbors:
- the LOC107279244 gene encoding putative disease resistance protein RGA3; translation: MATILDSFVGLCIKKVQGIVMEEAILILGVDEELKELQRRMKQIQCFLHDAEQRRIEEEAVNNWLGELKNAIYDADDIIDMAKFEGSKLLANHSSLSPLPIKYISCCNLSVTSCVRNVWTHRKIALQIRRVNYNLQRISIDKTFLALENVKATYRVLAPSKRHTSHLVEPNLVGKEIKYATSRLVEMILTHREEKAFKVAIVGTGGVGKTTLAQNIYNDQRVKGNFSKHAWICVSQEYSEVNLLKELLRNMGVHERQGETVGELQSKLASTIKDESLFVVLDDVWQSEVWTNVVRTPFHDAAKATILVTARDELVVRRVGAEHLHRVEMMSTDVGWELLWKSMNIKEEKEVETLQHIGTKIVSKCGGLPLAIKVIASVLATKEKTKNTWEKVIESSAWSMSKLPAELRGALYLSYDDLPHNLKQCFLYCALYVEGQMMHHADLVRFWVAEGFVEEQEGQLLEDTAEEYYHELICRHLLEPDPFYFDHYRCKMHDLLRYLAQHLSREECYFDQLPLEPTTWSKLRRISIVNKTDMLSSVVEKGHCRVRTLMFCMSPNIDSDVFMRFPHLRVLDLTGSIVQRIPDSINSLIHLRLLDLDATDISCLPDSIGSLTNLQILNLQRCYALHDLPMAITKLCSLRCLGLDDTPINQVPRGINKLSLLNDLQGFPVGHSYVNTRKQDGWNLEELGHLSEMKRLGMIRLENAMPCGTSSLLDKKHLKFLNLRCTTHTKESYTMEDITNIENVFDELKPPCNLEDLSIAGSFGQRYPTWLGADLSSLKILRLIDCASWAHLPAVGQLPNLKCLKIMGASAVTKIGPEFLCDKTATPRFLGTIAFPKLEWLVISDMPNWEEWSFTEEVVGASDGKSCTENNKMVLQVMPLLQKLELGDCPKLRALPQQLAQATSLKWLHIERAQALKVVEDLTFLSDSLLLSKCEGLERLSNLPQVRTLYVSECPALRWAQKLDCVQQLWLSKDLQMEFPLWLSLLKQRYQQLHGEELDLYTW